A region of Athene noctua chromosome 12, bAthNoc1.hap1.1, whole genome shotgun sequence DNA encodes the following proteins:
- the THG1L gene encoding putative tRNA(His) guanylyltransferase isoform X2 has translation MAKSKFEYVRDFETDDSCLPNCWIVVRLDGRNFHSKFMTHVVSQFASSYVFYWKDYFKDQQLLYPPGFDGRIVLYPSNQNLKDYLSWRQADCHINNLYNTVFWMLVQRSGLTPVQAQDRLQGTLAGDKNEILFSEFNINYNNEPLMYRKGTVLIWQKINEVMTKKIKLPEGTEEKEVEVTRTRTKVVPLHCDIIGDQFWKEYPEILAEDS, from the exons ATGGCGAAAAGCAAGTTCGAGTATGTGCGGGACTTCGAGACGGACGATAGCTGTCTGCCCAACTGCTGGATAGTGGTCCGGCTGGACGGCCGCAACTTCCACAG TAAGTTCATGACTCATGTGGTCTCCCAGTTTGCCTCAAGTTACGTTTTCTATTGGAAGGATTACTTTAAGGACCAGCAACTTCTGTACCCACCAGGATTTGATGGACGAATTGTGTTGTACCCCAGCAACCAAAATTTAAAGGACTACCTCAGCTGGAGACAAGCCGATT GCCATATTAATAACCTTTATAATACAGTGTTTTGGATGCTTGTACAGCGAAGTGGTTTGACACCAGTGCAAGCACAGGATAGACTTCAG GGAACTTTGGCTGGAGATAAGAATGAAATCTTGTTTTCTGAATTCAACATCAACTACAACAATGAACCTTTGATGTATAGAAAAGGAACTGTCTTAATATGGCAGAAG ATTAATGAAGTCAtgactaagaaaataaaactgccagagggaacagaagaaaaggaagtagAAGTGACTCGGACTAGGACTAAAGTTGTTCCCCTGCACTGTGACATTATTGGCGACCAGTTCTGGAAGGAGTATCCTGAGATTCTGGCTGAGGATAGTTGA
- the SOX30 gene encoding transcription factor SOX-30, whose translation MRALLEHPVKIETKNVPFTILPSDSGMADAPFSKDRSGHVKRPMNAFMVWARIHRPALAKANPAANNTEISIQLGLEWSKLTEEQKQPYYDEAQKIKQKHTEEFPDWVYQPRPSKRKHFPLPIFSSTSQSIIGTNPAGVYPFPSPAYSVVIPSVKNSIGHPVCEFSSPAIHLPASSIQHAVPVTLLQTASASTTSVAVPAPTLPLHSVFSPQHFVEPAQTEALDVSKLNCSLKRPSPVFIESFSRNPSNITTTNGRFSVPNSEPPKEYPGVSAFPRGVPLPQATPFLHSHLYKSPPIGQPAGLFGLPPRFSFYHSYFVPGPHYTPSSTCPFSRPPLLQLSRNFSSSAPGFYEDRYQRQEVMFSTLNRDYPFKDYPTESIRENHHNFKCLDVVSCHDKCNEEQYLNPLSQLDAGALEEVLSAASSPSSTHLINVTDSDEEEIKLQDL comes from the exons ATGAGGGCTTTACTGGAGCATCCAGTAAAGATTGAAACTAAAAATGTTCCCTTCACAATACTGCCCTCCGATTCAG GTATGGCAGATGCTCCATTTAGCAAGGACAGAAGTGGCCATGTAAAGCGTCCAATGAATGCATTTATGGTGTGGGCTAGGATTCATCGGCCTGCCCTAGCAAAAGCTAACCCAGCTGCCAATAATACAGAAATCAGTATTCAGCTTGGACTGGAGTGGAGCAAACTGACTGAAGAGCAGAAGCAGCCCTATTATGatgaagcacagaaaataaaacaaaagcacacAGAGGAATTTCCTG ATTGGGTTTATCAACCACGACCAAGCAAAAGGAAGCATTTTCCACTGCCTATCTTTTCCAGCACTTCTCAGAGTATCATCGGTACAAATCCAGCTGGTGTTTATCCCTTCCCATCACCTGCTTACTCCGTTGTCATCCCCAGTGTTAAGAACAGTATTGGACATCCAGTCTGTGAGTTTTCa TCTCCTGCTATCCATCTGCCAGCTTCTTCCATTCAACATGCTGTTCCAGTGACTCTTCTCCAGACAGCTAGTGCAAGCACCACATCAGTGGCTGTCCCAGCTCCAACCCTGCCCCTGCACTCTGTGTTTTCACCACAGCACTTTGTCGAACCTGCTCAGACAGAAGCTCTTGATGTATCTAAGCTCAATTGCTCTCTGAAAAGACCTTCACCAGTTTTCATTGAGAGCTTCAGCAGAAACCCAAGTAACATAACCACCACTAATGGCAGATTTTCTGTCCCTAATAGTGAGCCCCCAAAGGAGTACCCAGGGGTTTCTGCTTTTCCTAGAGGTGTACCTCTTCCCCAGGCTACCCCTTTTCTTCACTCACATCTCTACAAGTCTCCTCCCATTGGTCAGCCAGCCGGTCTGTTTGGATTGCCTCCTCGGTTTTCATTCTACCACTCTTACTTTGTACCTGGACCTCATTATACCCCCTCAAG CACATGCCCATTCAGCCGACCTCCACTTCTCCAGCTCAGTAGGAATTTCTCCAGCTCAGCACCTGGCTTTTATGAAGACAGGTACCAAAGACAGGAGGTGATGTTTTCAACTCTGAACAGAGACTATCCTTTCAAAGATTATCCAACAGAAAGTATACGCGAGAACCACCACAACTTTAAGTGCCTTGACGTAGTGTCTTGCCACGACAAATGCAACGAGGAGCAGTATTTAAACCCCCTATCACAGCTGGATGCTGGAGCATTGGAGGAGGTTTTGTCAGCTGCCTCATCTCCCTCCAGCACCCACCTAATCAATGTAACTGACAGTGATGAGGAAGAAATAAAGCTGCAagatttgtaa
- the LSM11 gene encoding U7 snRNA-associated Sm-like protein LSm11 has translation MEEEEGAAGGAEQRRPRRRPGPERSPSPSRLDVSSSRFDPLLALYSASTPLPFPAAPCFNNLAEYESFQRGLLRPRGRRSAPARRGPPAARAARRGPPAADPERIQRLRSLMVNAGPEQEAAEGGAAARRRRAPRNVLTRMPLHEGSPLGELHRCVRDGVKINVHIRTFKGLRGVCTGFLVAFDKFWNMALTDVDETYRKPVMGKAFYAEPQLTLTRLFDRLKLQESSVKKGADSKTVSEELALTNDTQTLGLKVGSGRGKAEDERERQKRLGRAGEKKMPGDSLHLSARGEGDVGSGTAHTEGASAGGTRARSQSRRKRRPKVDYQQVFTRHINQIFIRGENVLLVHLAH, from the exons atggaggaggaggagggggccgcgggcggcgcggagcagcggcgcccccgccgccggcccgggcccgagcgctcccccagccccagccgccTGGACGTGAGCTCCAGCCGCTTCGACCCGCTGCTGGCGCTGTACTCCGCCAGCACGCCGCTGCCCTTCCCCGCCGCGCCCTGCTTCAACAACCTCGCCGAGTACGAGAGCTTCCAGCGCGGCCTGCTCCGCCCGcgcggccgccgctccgctcccgcccgccgcggcccgcccgccgcccgcgccgcccgccgcggcccgcccgccgccgacCCCGAGCGCATCCAGCGCCTCCGCAGCCTCATGGTCAACGCGGGCCCCGAGCAGGAGGCGGCCGAGGGCGGTGCCGCGGCCCGGCGCCGGCGGGCGCCGCGGAACGTCCTCACCAGGATGCCCC TCCACGAAGGCAGCCCACTGGGGGAACTTCATCGCTGTGTCCGAGATGGTGTAAAAATCAATGTCCATATCCGCACTTTCAAAGGGCTTCGTGGAGTCTGCACAGGGTTTTTGGTTGCATTTGACAAGTTCTGGAATATG GCCCTGACAGATGTGGATGAGACATACAGGAAACCAGTAATGGGCAAAGCTTTCTATGCAGAACCGCAGCTCACACTAACCCGG CTGTTTGACAGACTCAAGCTGCAGGAGTCCTCAGTGAAGAAGGGAGCCGACTCAAAGACTGTCTCGGAGGAACTAGCCCTGACAAATGACACTCAGACGCTGGGATTGAAAGTTGGGTCAGGACGAGGGAAAGCAGAAGATGAGCGTGAGAGGCAGAAACGCTTGGGCagagctggagaaaagaagaTGCCCGGTGACAGTTTGCATCTGTCTGCCAGAGGTGAAGGTGATGTGGGTAGCGGGACTGCCCACACAGAGGGTGCCAGTGCTGGTGGTACCCGTGCAAGAAGCCAGTCACGGAGAAAAAGACGACCCAAAGTGGATTATCAGCAAGTGTTCACACGTCacataaaccagatttttattCGAGGAGAAAATGTCTTGCTTGTCCATTTAGCACATTGA
- the THG1L gene encoding putative tRNA(His) guanylyltransferase isoform X1 — protein MLGCWRAAAAVSVGSGRWAGCVCGRRRLSMAKSKFEYVRDFETDDSCLPNCWIVVRLDGRNFHRFSEQHEFKKPNDDRALHLMTKCAQTVMQELEDIAIAYGQSDEYSFVFKKNSRWFKRRASKFMTHVVSQFASSYVFYWKDYFKDQQLLYPPGFDGRIVLYPSNQNLKDYLSWRQADCHINNLYNTVFWMLVQRSGLTPVQAQDRLQGTLAGDKNEILFSEFNINYNNEPLMYRKGTVLIWQKINEVMTKKIKLPEGTEEKEVEVTRTRTKVVPLHCDIIGDQFWKEYPEILAEDS, from the exons ATGCTGGGGTGCTGGCGGGCCGCCGCGGCTGTCTCTGTGGGGAGCGGGCGGTGGGCGGGCTGTGTGTGCGGCCGTCGCCGTCTCTCCATGGCGAAAAGCAAGTTCGAGTATGTGCGGGACTTCGAGACGGACGATAGCTGTCTGCCCAACTGCTGGATAGTGGTCCGGCTGGACGGCCGCAACTTCCACAG GTTTTCTGAGCAGCATGAGTTCAAAAAGCCAAATGATGACCGTGCTCTTCATCTGATGACCAAGTGTGCCCAGACAGTGATGCAAGAGTTGGAGGATATTGCTATTGCTTATGGACAGAGTGATGAAtatagttttgttttcaaaaagaataGTAGATGGTTTAAAAGAAGAGCAAG TAAGTTCATGACTCATGTGGTCTCCCAGTTTGCCTCAAGTTACGTTTTCTATTGGAAGGATTACTTTAAGGACCAGCAACTTCTGTACCCACCAGGATTTGATGGACGAATTGTGTTGTACCCCAGCAACCAAAATTTAAAGGACTACCTCAGCTGGAGACAAGCCGATT GCCATATTAATAACCTTTATAATACAGTGTTTTGGATGCTTGTACAGCGAAGTGGTTTGACACCAGTGCAAGCACAGGATAGACTTCAG GGAACTTTGGCTGGAGATAAGAATGAAATCTTGTTTTCTGAATTCAACATCAACTACAACAATGAACCTTTGATGTATAGAAAAGGAACTGTCTTAATATGGCAGAAG ATTAATGAAGTCAtgactaagaaaataaaactgccagagggaacagaagaaaaggaagtagAAGTGACTCGGACTAGGACTAAAGTTGTTCCCCTGCACTGTGACATTATTGGCGACCAGTTCTGGAAGGAGTATCCTGAGATTCTGGCTGAGGATAGTTGA